The region ttttattttttataaatgggTTAATCTAAGTTTAATTATTTATGTAATAGATTGGGTTGAGAAATACATAAACATATGAGCTCGATGACAAGTTTGATTAAAAACTTAAAGCCAATTAATAAATGGATTGAACCCGAATCCAATCTAGGTTGACTGATTACCAACTCTATGCAAAGGATCGTTGAtggtttttatgtatttatatcatTTAGTTTGATGATCAAGATAGCCTTAAGGCCATGGTCAGATTAACTTTAATAATAATAGTTGAGTGTACAACTATTTAACTGGATTTATTAGGTGTTAGCTAAAGATGGTGTTAGGTTTCAAATTCTCTTGGCATATTGGGAAAAATGGTTCTTTAAAGGGCAAGATAGATCACTTTTAAGCATACTTCCCTCTGTGTTCTCTTTCAATAAGCTTTAACAACCAAATGAAAAAACACACACCTTAGTGTAAAAGATGGTCAATGGACCCGGTAAACCCAACCAACTCAAACCAAAATTAGATAAAATAAGTCGTGTTTAATATGGTCCAAAAAGAAAAGCAAGTTAACCCAACCGATTATAACCCCAATTACCATTCTACAACCTTCTAAATTGTTGCTTCAGATCCTCTTGACAAGAGGAAAACGACATCTTTGCTGATCAGGACATGAAAGTATATGAAACACTGACCATGTTTTGTCAAATATGTACATATATGTAGAAACAATGATCAAGTTTGTCAAACATGTGACAACTTGTTTACTATTTTGAGTTCTTTGTTGATCAACTTTATGTTGAAAACTTGAGTTCTTTATTGATCAGGTTTATGTGAAAGAAAATATATGAAAATGTTATACTTATTTTTGCTTATGTTTATAATTTTTGACTTTCTTTTCTTATAAGACTCGAGGGAGTGGCTGCGGTTTGGGGCCGCGGTTTTGCCACCTCAGCCGTGCACATCGCCCCCTGACCGCGGTCTCCCGTGGTTTAGGTCGCAGTGTAGCCATTTTTCGCCGTACAGTTTGATTGGATGGggcatcttttgaccattaaacgGTCAATTCGTagaattatttattattattattatttttttaaatttaccctatatatatatatatatatatatatatatatatatatatatatatatatatatatatatatatatatatatatataccatttttacaaaaactTTACTCTATTTACTTATCTCTTTAACTatcttttctttaattttttttcaacatgTCTTCTTCCAAAAGGCCCTCCAAAGAAAAAACACCCGCTGGAAACACCACAACCCCAATACCTTAATTTGTTCAACCGGTTTTTTTGCCTCCGTATTACCACTATGGCGGTATGCTTCCGTATTTTCCACAACGACCAACACAAACACTACCACAACCCGACACAAATTTTAATCCATTTGATTTTTGGTCTCAACCCGAGTTTGTtcaacaaacacaaacacaaccaCCTACGGTCGTTTCTGATTCTAAACCGGAATTCGTTGAAGAAACTCAGCCCACTCGAGCAACaactaaaagaaaagaaaaggcaCATGCTAAAGGTTGGGACCCCTAGAAGTGTTAGTGTTGGCACAATCTTCGATTGATATTTCAGAAGATGCGACGGTTGGAAAAGACCAAAAGCATGACCGCTTTTGGATTCACGTTTTATATATGTTCGATAAAGGAATGAACCGTAGAGAATACAGTTCATAACATCAAGTGTACTCGAAATGGGGGAAGATGAACAaggaaatcatgttgtttaatgattTGTATACCAACATGAAACTTCAATGGAAAAGTAGAGAAAACGATGATGTGATTTTGAGGAAAGCGCTGAAAGTGTATCAAAAAGAAAATCTGAAGGCTTTCAAGTTTCTTGAAGtttggaattttgtgaaagaTAACAAGAAATGGGAAAACAACAAAACATCAGACAAGCATATCGACAGTGGTTCAAAACGCAGCAGAACATCTGAGTCCGACCACACTACATCAGATTttcgtgttcaatttgatctgaaCAAGAATGAATTTGTTCCAGTTTCACCACCTTCCCGACCAATGGGAAAAGACAAAGCAAAAAGCAAAGACAAAGCAAAAAACAAAGACAAAGACAAAGCGTCAGATTCATATGAGTTGAAAGAAATGGGGCCGTCATGGAAGGTATAAAAGCTAGAATGGACAGGATTTTGCAAATTGCTTCTGAAAGAGAGCTTCGGAAACAAAGGGACAGCGATATGAGAGTACTATTGATGGACACGTCGAATATGACCAAGGACGAGTTTCAAGTTATTTTGGCGATGAAGCAGGAAGTGAAAAAAACGTTATGCAAATCGTGcctagcttcttcttcttcttcttctttttttttttttttttttttttttttttttttttttttaacgttTGGTGtgcattttgttttgttttgtttttttacttttttttgtttatatttttatgttgtagaTTTTATGTTTCTAATTTGCATTTCTAAaagtttagggttttttttttttttttttttttttttattttttatttttttaagtcaAGCAATGTATggcatttttatttttaattaatgaaatattatattttgacaaaaaaaaagattttatccattcaaaataataataaaataaaccaAGTAATgcaatgtaatatatatatatatatatatatatatatatatatatatatatatatatatatatataatgaagttttatttgcttaaattattaaaaaaacaacaaaaaaacacaaaaagTGTGGTACCACTCCTTGGATGTGACAAGAAACCACATTATGTGGTAAAAAAATGATATGACACACATATGACAGTGAATAGAGTACGGTTTCGGTGACACCACTCACTCCAGCCTATGATGCTAGAGTCGATAGAAATTGATGATAAAACAATAGTAGAAGTAGGGGCAGTGCTACATTGGTGCAAGAGTGGGCCTTGGCCCACCCCGTACAAATTTGAGatgaaatatatattatatataaaattcatatttctatTGAATAAAAAAATGCAAAGACTGTACCCACTCAAAACTTAAATTCATAATGAATGAAATAATTTACCTATTGAGACATGTCGATTAAAGAATTAAGACAACAATTTTTTAAATAGATCAAATTGTATTTCAATCTCCATGGTGAATTCTTCGTTCATCAAGTTagtatattaatattttttattattatcttagtttaattaattacttcCAACTTAAACGAACAATTTACTTTAAAATCATATATTGTTACACGTTGTTATCATTCGAAGTATTTTGCTACTTgttcatattttttaaattatttggcGTACCCTAAAACCAAATCATGGCTACGCCACTGAGTAGAAGTCAATAGAAACAACAAAACAACCTATGCCTGTGTGAAATGATCAATGCCTTAAAAAAAGAAGTGAAGGGACTTTGAAGATGAACATGCTAGAAgggattattttttatattttttgaaagaGAATGCTAGAAGGGATTATTACATTCCAGTTCAAACGACCTTTGTTATTCAAAAAAAATCTGATATTAAAAATCTCAAAATCGTCTTTTAAAATGCAATCCTGAGCGAAATAAAAGTTAGGTTCAAACTCAAAGTGCTTTTGATACAAACAATGATGGCGTGAaagttttatgaaaaaaaaagaagGTAAAAGAGCTTTGGCATACATGATTGTAATAGTTGAACTTTCTTAGTTTTCTTAGtctaataaataaaggttttCTTTTGTTAAATGTCACATTCATATTAAATTTGTTAAatgttattttttggtttttttgatttaatttatttacacatatcattttatgagtttttttttaattaaattcggcataaacttttaatataataattacaataaatgtaataaaaaatGAATATCATTTTTATAAATAGACTTACCTTTTAGTTTTAAATTTCTGTTTTTAAATTctcaaattaaagctcattaatttatttattttatttatttaaattgtttgattaagattaaaatatatttaataattcattattttttttattttcttttaaatttgaagttctcaaatatttagacttatatatttaactttttttttaaattaatccaCATAACTCATGGTTTCACAACTagtaataaaattaataatatggTATCTCATGTCCTTAATAGAGGCGCAATAACACAAgcgttttaaatattttatttcgaAGGGAAAAATAACCTTCATGAATTAATTTGAAACAAACATTGATAGGGCATAATTGCTTACTTAGAAATGCCAAAAAATTTCACACACGAGTTgctcaaaaaaaaaagaaaaaacccaAACATGGCAATCTTATATTATCAAAAGCGAAGAGTAGGAAATTCGATCGATGCAATTACCATTAAAAAATGAAATCTTAGCAAAAGGTCTATGCTTCTTCCATCATCTTCAGAGATACTCCATATGAACACCAATTGCAGTAAGAAAATCACCATTCCTCGATGGAAACCAACTATTTTCCCAGAAGATGTGGTCGATGTAAAATAAACATACCCGGCACCTCCACTTTCCTGTCCATAAGGCCCATGTTTCCCCTTGTTTGTGTGAATAGTGAGGGACGTTATACCTTCCAATCCAACATAGCCCTCAACAGGTCCATAATACCCCGATATTCCAGTCAAATACTCTTGCACACCATCCAAATTAATCTCCACTTCTGATATATCCCCATCATGATCTGTTCCTCCATGAAATGCATCAAGTCATATTCAGATAAGAGCGGTTACCATGTCCGTTCGTTCACCACGCTGGCGACCAAAAAAGGACTTTTGTCGTGCACCTGTGCTACTGTCGCTTTGGAATTCAATGCCATCAATACACATTCCATGTAAAATacgaatttttttaataaacccaTCCGGTATATAAATACACTCTTTCCCTGCTGAGAATGAGATGTTCGTGCCCCATGGTCCAAACGTTATGCATTTTTCTAAAATGGTTGTATCTGCCTGCAAAGCATACAAATGCATTATATAACTCTACAACTAATTAGCGCATGAGATTAAACATAATCAATAAAAATGCCAGAAAAGTGAACCACTACCATCGGCCTATTGAAATCACTATTAGTGGATATCCCCCCACCTGCACCAATCGATTAACAGATTAGAACAATAGGCTTAATGTTGATAAAAAAACTAATATTCTCATACAAAACAAAGTCATTGGCATTACACATATCAATTAATCTCAACCTAAATTAGATGGAAGTTACAAACTAAATAAATAGAAAAGAACAATCCATCAGTCGGTGTTCAAATTACCATCttgaaaattttctaatatgATGACTATCAAATATAGTTTGAATATGTATCCATTCATCAAAGTCAAACGCGCAAATACTGTTTTTACACGGAAACAAACTAATTAGAAAGGTTGAAAGCATAATCTCTAATTACCTTCTTCGAATGAATGCCCAAATGAAGGTTTCGAAGTTGGAAGCACGAACATTCATTAACAGAGAATGCTaaagaaatagaaaaaaaaaaggggAGTAGGGCTCAGCGACTCTTTAATTCCTCTGTCTTTGAGAAACGAAACGAGCGGACAAATTGCaaaatcaacagccatctctcgTAAACCAGCGCAAGCGACTCTCTAACTCATCTGTGTTCAGACTTGAGAAGCGAAACGAGCAGAAAAATTACAAAGGCCACAGCCATGTCTCGTAAAAAAATTGCAAAAAGCCACAGCCATATCTCGTGATCCaacttattttatgttttaaaataccattttagtattcaataataaaaaaaaaaactgtggGGTAAATTACACAGATGGTCACTGTGATTTAGGataatttgtgtgtttggtctctaacaattttttttcacCCATACCGTCcttatattatatttttgttgcaCGTTTGGTCTCTATCCATTCAAAAAAGACTTATTTATCTTTACtaatttcttttatattttttaaattatcaactaattaaaaaaAGTTGAATTAAATTTGGGGAAAATTTGCAAGAATGTTCCTTGTGGTTAGGTCGAAATTGTCACTTTGGATCAAACAGGTTTAGACTAGACTCATGGTCCAAGGGTTTTCATTTtcttgtcactttggtccaattTACTTTAAACTTTTTTGTAATGACGACTTTGtcattcgttttttttttttttttttttcagtttttatttatttatttagtttaatatttaaaagaaaaacaaaaaaataaaatctctctctctctctctctctctctctctcacctaTATTCCTCACCTCTTTTTGCTAGAATCCTCCAAAACCACCGGTCATCGCCGCCACACCCATGACCACCGATCAACTCAACCACCACTATTGATCAACGTCGACAACAACACCTGTGAACACCTCCACTAACACCCTAGCATCACATGAAAGTCAGATCGAGCTACGGATCTAGACTAAGAAGGCTACAACCACCATTACCGGTCAAAATGTATCAAAAGTGTTTGTTGATCTGAAAACAAAAGAAGGGCGGCGACGACGATACAATGGATGAACTATGACGAACAAATATCTCCAGCGATGACGGTCGACGATACGACCGTTGGAGCTTCTCCAAACGAAACTAGGGTTTTTAATGAAAGGGGTTGGACGgagctagggtttgcaaaccctaaactAGTGAAGGTGAGAGCAAGGCAGGGACGACGTAGTAGTTGTCAACGATGGCTTCTTACGCTCAAGGTGGAGATCAGGTAAGATAGGGTGTTCAACGGATCTTCACCTTCAAACAACTACGGATCAGACAATATTGCAGATCTAGTAGGAGAACGCTGATCTACATTTGTTACGACGAACACGACGACGTTGAAAACCCTTGGGCGTTTTGATGCCTTTCCAATCTTGGTCTTTGAAGACCTTCCCTGCCGCTGCAAACCCTAGCAACTCGACGTAGACGATGGGTGAGCCGATGCAAACTCTAAAGTTAGGGTTTATTGGCGGCTTGGGTTTTCATTTCTTGGTGGCTAAGTCGATTGAGTTGGGATGGTCAATTTGTCGTGGCTGAGAACAACGGAACAATGGGTGAAGGGATGGGTGTTTGGTGGTGCTACACGACCAGAGGGAGGTGGGGAGGGGCTGCGAAGGTGGTGGtcggcagcctcctttcttcgtTGGAGGAAGAGATGGTGAGAAATGACCGGGTCAActgtttttttttgttaagagagagagagagagagatgtattttttttatttttcttttaaatattaaactatttaaataaataaaaaattcaaaaagcaaaaccaagggcaaaatcgtcattaCAAAAAAGTTTAAAGTAAATTGAACCAAAATGGTAGGAAAATGAAAACCCTTGGACCATGAGTGCTAGTCCAAACCTGTTTGGCCCAAAATTTCAATTTCGAcctaaccacaaggaccattcttgcaattttgtatAAATATAGAAAAGAAATTAAATGGATATTAAAATCTGATGGGACCTACCACCCCATTACTACTCCACCCACCCTCACCCTTTTTAATAATATTGTTACTTGGCTAGGTTGATTTTAACACATTATTCTATCTCTTTGTTGATTTTGTAGTTTTTTGCTAGATTCTTTCTACAACTATTTTAACAATAATCTCATTTGTCCTTCAAGAAAAAacatatggcaaacaaaaaaaattagtgGTCGGTTTGCTTTTCAATTGACATGTTTTAATATATTTATCGTTTTTGCATTTGTTGTATGtgtgttttaatatattaataatcgtTTTTGCATTTGTTGGATGTGTTTGGTTTGCTTTTGGATTTATTTAGAAATTATCCAATatcatttatagaatatttagcTCATATTTATTAGATTTTGTTCACGAAAACTTTTTTTTAAGTACTTATAAGAATATTTCAATTAAGTTTTTGACAACCTTTTCTTCATCAAAATATTATGACTACCTTTAGGTATAAATAAATCAATACACATCAATatatacaaaccaattcatgcagaaaaattagaaatttaattatattaatatacattttaaaattgaaaaaaaaaagttacaaggaTGAGAAATGACGTTTAAATATTGAACTATACAAACCTTTACATATGTTAGTAAACATTACAAGGAAAAAAGGGAACAGAATTCTATTTTACCACCAACTCCAAGCCGTAACCTGAACACATTGTGTGTTTCCGTAAAACTATTGCATAAACAACGGAGCAACAAAGCGCTGcatatttcttttaaaaattctaTAAATGAACAAACAATTGGATATGATTGTGTTTACTGTCACAGAGAagacatataagaaaatatggaatGCATTTTGGATCTAGATGTGTGTTTATCTTATCCTAATCAGTCGGCTCACAAATATACATCTTCTAAATCAAAGGAAAATAAAAGAACTTAGAACCCAAAAAATTTATTAGAGCTTAAAAATCATAAAGAAAGAGTCATAAAATATTGAGACGTTTTATCCTAAAGAGCATTAGTATGCTTAGGGGCTCTATTTGTTGTAATTGGGTGATCACATGAGCTGTAGCCGATGTATGGCTTCATGAATACTTTGTTTCACATCATTCACACCACATAATATATCAGGATGGTTTTATGCCTTTAAAATTATTAAAGCTTTAATATGTCTCCTATTTTACACTTGCATCTTCCCTACAACTATATTCAACTACGGCAAGATGGTTTGATGCCATAATATCTTAAATCTAtaattattttatgcttttaaaaaatGCACATGACAACAATAATTCAATTGAACAAAAGGTTATCCGATgacaatataaatatatatttctcTTTCTTTTTGTTCACAAACCCTATTTGGCTATAACTTTTTCAAGAATTTTTTTTGAGTTAATCCAGGATGATTCACCAGGCTATAAGAAGAACACATATAATCTAATAACATTCAAACCTGGAAAAAATTGCAATAGTTGGATAGGTTTTTAAAGGTAAAATAAATCAAACTAAAAAGGGAGAAATAAAATTGCACCACTTGATGCATGGACTCAAACTGAAGGTAATTTTTTTGGTCCATCATTACTTTTATAACCTTATGAGTTCCGAGTTAAAGGCAAGTTTCAATATTATCTAACAAAATCAAATCCAAATTTCTATTAGCTTTGTAGTGGTATAAATTTTCCCAAAGAAAAGAAGATCAAATCCAATCTACATGAACAACAAACACAAATAAGATTGATGTACAAATATATTTAAAAGTCAATGAGATTAGGCTACCAAAGAGAATACATAAGTGAGAATAGGAGATGAGAGGTGAGTTCACAGAAGATACATACTTTCATATAGAAATCAACATATGCTAATGTAGGTAATGTAATGCTTACCTTTGGGTATGTTAGACAAACATCAACAAAAAAAGAAGCAATCGTCCTTGCCAATTGCATCCAAATATCCACTGTTTCTTTAGGAAGTTTACCCTTGGGATCAGGTGCCCTACAATGCAAAGCATAACATCATGAAAAAAATAATCCCTTACTATTTAGCCACTTTGTATGTCAATAAACATTCACGTCATAAATAGGTTGAAATCATACATAAAATCAAACAATGGTACCTGAGTTTTTTCATAATCCAATCAATATTCACCAAATCAGTAATATTTTGTCAATTTAAAAACCTTTAAAAAACATCCAAAATAAGAGAAAGGAATTAAGAACTACCTGTTATAGAAGCAACAGTAGTTAGAATCCTTGATTCCTCATGAGCATCCCCTGAACTTTGTTAACATAATTATTTTTCTAATATTTAGAACCATTATCTAGCTTGAACCTAACAAAAAGAATCAAATTTAGCAATCTAAAAGTAATAAGCTTAAATCTCGTATGATTGGGTCAACAATTACACAATTTACATGCTAGACATATGAGTAATTCTTCAACTTAGTGGTACTCACCTCACATTAAGCAATTGGGTGTAGTAGTTCTTTCTCCAACTGTACCTGAAAATCGAAATCCAACAATTACAAAGTAAACAATCTACTATAAGGAACAAAGTTAACAAACTGGAAGAAATAAAAAATCGATAGAGCCAATTTGTGTGTAATcagatgaaaaaaaaaagacattttttcCGTTTAATTCTCAGTACAACCCTGAAAGACAGTGCATTCTTTCAAACTATTAGGGTTCACGAAGAGGAGATATGAAGATGGGGTTGTGTAACAGGAGGACTTATGGAGCAACAGGAAGTAGGTCATCCACCTATCTCCTCCATCTCAGGTTGGGGGAGATAACATGATCTTCAGTCCACCGATTTGAACTTCAAGGATGACGGTCATCTGTTACATGCACAAACATAGTTAAAAAAGGGTTAATTTCACACCAGGATatcaaagggtaaaatagtcagaTTTCAGTTTCAAGGAAAGATATAATGCATGGATGAGAAAAAGAACCACATtgtagaaatcaaaatcaaagttGGGAAAATAAAATGTCAAAAACTAAAATTTGTGAAATCAGAAAACAAACATGGTATGTTGATTAAGTGAGTATAAGGAGATGGTGATAACGATGAGGATGTTGGGCAAGTCAGGTGGTGTCGTGGTTTTGAGTTTTTAGAAAGACAAAGGTGGAGGAAGAGAGAAGTTACTGGTGTGTAGTGGTGAGATACGTGATCTGGGGTTTGTTACTCTGGATGAAGTTGTAACAAAAAAACAAAGAGATGGAGTTTATAGATAGAGGACGACGATTACATAGAATCAAGATCATCAGTGGGTGGCGattcaatgtttttagggtttTAATTGGCTGGGAGAGGAGATGAAATTATATAACGTGTCTCTCATGTGTTTTTGACTCAATTGTTGAAAATGCCGATTAATTGCTGAAAACGAGGGGTTTCAATTCAATCCCTGAAAGTAAGGGATACTGATTCAAAAGTATTATATTGTTAGTGGATCAAATATTTGTATCTATGGCATTATTATTTGTAAgatttatattataatattattatattaatggtTTGTTGTACTTTAAGCTTAAGtacttgaacgtcttaaaaaataatattattatattgaatctatttttagaaatggtGAGATAATGACTTAAATAGGTAatttatttttcgatttgtacatatttagtcactgagtttttttttgtccatattttcCCATTGAAATTGTTGAACCGTTTTTTATGACCTTCAATCGTAGGTTTAGTCGGTTTCCGACGTGTTTGACTACTCCGGAGATGCTCCAATTATCTTCTCCAGCAAGACTCCAACTTTCATGATTTTTCCGGTGGTATGGAACGGAGTTGAAACTAGAAATCAAGCTTTGGGATTTTTGAGTTTCATTTTATGAATACAAAGTTGGTCCATCAGTTTTGAAATCAGAGTGTTGTTCCAGATCTGATGCTCACATCTCCAacctgttcatcttcttcaaccTCCAACCCAGATCTAATGTTCATCGTCTTCAACCCAAATATGATGCTCAAAGCTGCCCTTGAAAGCCCTCAGACTTGGTGTGTTCGTCGATTTCAGGAGGGTTCGTCTTCATCATGTTCATCTTCTTCCCAAAAACCAAATGAGCTctagaagtgtgtgtgtgtgtgtgtgtatgtgttcatGCTCTAACATCAGATCTGAAATCAAATGATCTCCAAGAACAAAGAAGAAAttgattttgtgtgttttgggTTCCTTGAAGATGAACACACTCACATGTGGTGATTTTCCAAAATCgagtttgaagatgaactcgaattagggttttcaaacccataaatcgagcttgaagatatGGGTTTGTGTTATGATCTAGGTTCGTTTTTCGATCTGGTCTGTGTTTTTCGTGTTTTGATCTAACAAACACACTCAAATCTGAAGCCcttgtgttcttcgtgttcttcatattCTCCGTGTTCTgatctaacacacacacacacgatgaACAACTGATGAATCAAATAAAGATCTCAAGAACACTATGAATAAACACATCAAAAGATCTTATGTGTGTTCTTGAGTTTGAACAGAAGAAGATGAATAGTTGATTTTTGAGTTTGAGTTCTTGAGTCTGAAAATCTAACACCCATATGGGTTGATGTTCGAAATTTGTTCAGATCTAAGAAAAATACGGGAGATAAGACCTGAGTTCTTGGGTTCATTGAAAAAATCATGAACCCAGAGACTTACCGGAGAAGATAACTGAAGCATCGTCAGAGTTGTCTAACACGTCGGAAACCGACTAAACCTCCGATAACAGGTCAAATGGATGCTTTTTGAACAGTTAAACAAGTTCAATATGAAAATGTTGacaaaaaaaactcagtgactaaatatatacaaatcaaaaaatcaattacccttttaagtcattattctttttttaaaatttcaaatgcGCATGTACTGTTTATCAAGAAAACAAACTAATAAAGGGTATAATCCAAAATTACCTTCTTCAATTTGCTTGCTCCAGGTGAATATTACCAATTTTGAAGAATAAACATACAGTAACAGAAAATGCTGAAgaaatagaaaaaagaaaaacCCTCGTGTGTAGGGTTCATCAAGCGATTCTCTGACGCCTCTATCTTGAGAAGCGAAACGATGGGACAAATTGCAATTGGCGCGTACTTTAAGCTAGTGTACTATCACACCAAGGCCAACAACTCTATTTAGTTCAATATAATGACCTTTTAAATAGctatttttaaaaaaagaaacaTAATTTATAGTATTGTAATTACAAATTTAACATTTTTTCTAATGACTTCCATTTAATTGTTAAaaattattctttttttttttttccaaaaaatagTCATAGAAACAACAGATGGTATTACCTCATCCGCGGTTTCGTCACCTCGTATTCAGTTTCATCATAGATGACATAACACGCATTGGGTTTCGTTTCTTCATCTTCGGTTTCCTCACCTCATATTCGGTTTCGTCTcactaaaaaaatcattttttaaaggTAAAATTGCATTAAAGGCTACCTCATTTGCGGTTTTCTTTCCATTCGGTTTTGGTTTTGTTCATTTTTTCGTTCACGGTTCTTGGGTTTTAATGAAGAAACCACAAATTTTTCGTCCTTTGTGTTGATTTTTTTAAGACAAATTAACCTAGTAGTACGCTGAACCGCCAAAGGAGTAAAAACATATTTGGACCGTCTAATTGACTATTAATATTTatgtaaattttttattttaagatTTGGTGAAATTGTAATATCAGTGAAAATAAAACGTTATATCTTCATAACAAGAAAtatcaattttcaaaattaaatgcAATACCTTATGCGCGTCTTCTCATATTTCTAGTGGTCGAACAACAATTTAATATCTTT is a window of Lactuca sativa cultivar Salinas chromosome 1, Lsat_Salinas_v11, whole genome shotgun sequence DNA encoding:
- the LOC111876297 gene encoding uncharacterized protein LOC111876297, which gives rise to MFVLPTSKPSFGHSFEEGGGISTNSDFNRPMADTTILEKCITFGPWGTNISFSAGKECIYIPDGFIKKIRILHGMCIDGIEFQSDSSTGARQKSFFGRQRGERTDMVTALI